GCACTTCGAGTACCGCCCGGAACTCATCGCCAAGGCCAGGGCCGCGCGGTGAGCGTGCGGGGCCGCTTCGCCCCCAGCCCTTCGGGCCGCATGCACCTGGGCAACGCCTGGACGGCCCTGCTGGCCTGGCTCTCGGCGCGCTCGAAAGGTGGGGCCATGGTCCTGCGCATGGAGGACCTGGACCCGGCGCGCTCCAAGCCCCAGTTCGCCGAGGCCATCCTGAGCGACCTGGCCTGGCTCGGCCTGGACTGGGACGAAGGCCCGGACAAGGGCGGCCCCTGCGGCCCCTACGCCCAGAACGAACGGCGCGGCCTCTACGACGAGGCCCTGCGCGGCCTTGAGGCGCGCGGCCTGCTCTATCCCTGCTACTGCACCCGGGCCGAGCTTCGCGGCGTCCGCGGCGACCAGCTGGCCGACCCGGCCTCGGCCCCCCACGTGGGCGAGCTGGAGCCCGTCTACGCCGGGACCTGCCTCGGCCTCACCGGGACCATGCGCGCCGCCAAGGAGGCCCTGGGCCGCCGCCCCTCCACCCGGATGCGCGTGGAGCAGGGCGCCGTGACCTTCACCGACGGCGTGCTCGGCCCTCAGACCCAGGAGCTTTCCCGCCAGTGCGGCGACTTCCTGCTGCGCCGCAGCGACGGGGTGCACGCCTACCAGTTGGCCGTCTCCGTGGACGACGCGGCGCAAGGCGTCACCGAGGTGGTGCGCGGGGCGGACCTGCTGGATTCCACAGCCCGCCAGATCCATCTCATCCGCCTGTTCGGGCGCGTGGAGCCGTCCTACGCCCACGTGCCCCTGCTGGTGGACCCGGACGGCAGGCGGCTCTCCAAGCGCCGCCAGGACGTGGACCTGGGCGCGCTGCGCAACGCGGGGGTGACGCCCGGGCGCATTGTGGGCTATCTGGCCTGGAAGGCCGGGCTGCTGCCGGAGCCCAGGCCCGTGGAGGCCCTGGAGCTGGCGGACGGCTTCAGCTTCGCGCCCATGCCCGCCGGGCCGGTAGTGGTGCGGGAGAACTGGATGGAGGAGGGAGCATGACCAAGGCCCTGATCGCGCTGATGTTTCTTCTGGTCGCCGTTCCGGGCCAGGCGGCCACCTCGAAGAGCGCCAAGAAGCAAAGCAAGAAGCAGGAGAACTGCCAGCCCATCGACGTAAACTCCACCAGCGCGCACTGCTACAAGCTGCGCCCCGGCGGCAAGCACGGCCGCTGCGAGCCCCAGAGCCTGCCCTACGCCCGCTGCCGCACGGGCAACATGTGCTGCCGGGGCAATAACGAGCTTTCGCCCATCGGCTGGTACCACGGCGAGGAGCGTCTGGGCCATGTCACCCAGACCCCGGCCGGGGGCACTGTGCTCATCCTGGGCGACAACTCCCGCCACCGTATGACCACGGGCCACGTGTTCTACGTGGAGAGCGTCAAGCACAAGGGCGGCGACCACTGGGAGCTGACCCTCTCCCACACCAACTACGACCGCCAGTGCCACATCGAGACCAACGTGACGGGCGAATACAACGTCCACACGCGCAGCCTGGCCATGAAGACCGGCCGCTGGAGCGTCTGGGGCAAGGATCTGCGCGCCCTGGGCTTCATCGTCAAATAATCCCCCCTCGACAACCGCCTCGCAGGGAGCAGCCATGGACCACAGCCGGGAAGCACAACGCGCCGCCTTCGCCGTGCGCATGGCCGAAATCCTCGACGCTTCCGCCCTCAACGCCGCCCTCTGCCTGGGCTACCGCGCCGGGCTCTTCGAGGCCATGGACCGCCTGGGCTTTCCGGCTTCTTGCGCCGCCATCGCCCGGGAGGCCGGGCTGAGCGAGCGCTACGTGCGCGAATGGCTCGGCGCCGTGGCCTGCGGCGGGGTGGTGGAGCATTCCGTGTCCGAATCCGGGGAGGAGCTTTTCCTGCTGCCACCCGCACACGCCGACCTGCTGACGCGCCGCGCCGGGCAGGACAACCTGGGCGTCTACACACAGGAAATCCCGCTTCTGACCCAGTGCGCCCTGGAGGACGTTCTGGCCGGGTTCGGCACCGGGCGGGGCGTGCCCTACGAGCGCTATCCGCGCTTCCACGAATGGATGGGCCAGGTGGCCGAGGCCAAGCACCGGGAGGTGCTGGTGGACGCGTTCCTGCCGTCCGTGGCGGGCGGGGAGGTGCTGCGCCGCCTGCGCGAGGGCGTCGACGTGCTGGACGTTGGCTGCTCCGAGGGGCTGGTGGCGCTGCTCATGGCCCGGGCTTTCCCGGGGAGCAGGTTCCTGGGCGTGGATATCTCGGAGGATGCGCTGGCCAAGGCCAGGGGCGAGGCAGCAAGGTTGGGGCTGGAGAACGTCCGCTTCGAGCTGCGCGACGCGGCGGCGCTGGGGGAGGACGCCGCCCTGGCCGGGAGGTTCGGCTACGTCACCGCCTTCGACGCCATCCACGACCAGACCCGCCCCCTGGAGGCGCTCAAGGGCGTGCGCGCCGTGCTGGCCGAGGGCGGATACTTCTCCATGGTGGACATCAAGGCTGAGACGGACATCGCCGGGAATTTGGACAGGCCCATGGGAGCGTTTTTATACACCGTGAGCCTGCTGCACTGCATGCCGGTGGGGCTGGTGGACGGCGGCCCGGGCCTGGGCATGATGTGGGGCAGGGGGAAGGCGCTGGAGTTGCTCCGCGAGGCCGGGTTCGGCAGGGTGGAGGTGTGCGACATCCCGGGGGATGGGTTCAATGCGCACTATTTGTGTGGGTGAGGGGAATGGTGAAAACGACCACAGCCCGGCAGGATGGCGATCCTGCCGGGCTGTTTTGTTTGGGGTAGGGGAGGTGACGGCGATGCCGATTGTCATGTATTGTGGGAACAAGTTTGCGGGAGGACGATATGGCGAGAGAAGACGAGGAACAGGCGGAGCGGCCTGGCATGAGGCTGGTGGAAATCTGGGTTCCGGATACGAGTGATCCGACTATTGCGGAGGAATTTCGCAGGCAGTTGGCGCTGGCGAGGGAGGGTGACGGTGAGGGAGGCTGTGATTGAAGAGAAACAAATTTAATACAATTAACTGGAGTATTTTTCTTTTGCGTCAGCTAGTCTTTTTTCAAAAAAGCGTCCCAGCTTCTTAAGTTGGTTCTTTATTGTTTTTGAGCCTGTGGTTTTTAATGCGCGAAGTCCGTATGTGATAAAATTCCTTGAGCCATGGTGAGTATTCCTGGCATAAAGCTTTCTTGTATAAAGCTCGCGATGTGGTTCGCCTCTGTTGCTTCGGATATTGTTGTGCGTATTTCTGCTTATGATAGCAGCGTAGATTCGTTTTTTTGAGCGTGTTCTAAATCGCTGGATTGAAGACGATCTGATGTAAATTGCTTTTCCGTCGAACATAAATCCAAGGTATTGGAGTGGTATATTAGTGCATTGAATATCATGATGCTTTGAAAACTTGTGTACGTTTGTTTTGTTGTTAGTGGAAAGTTGAACGTTTTTGAGTTGTGTTTCGACTAGA
Above is a genomic segment from Fundidesulfovibrio soli containing:
- the gluQRS gene encoding tRNA glutamyl-Q(34) synthetase GluQRS, coding for MSVRGRFAPSPSGRMHLGNAWTALLAWLSARSKGGAMVLRMEDLDPARSKPQFAEAILSDLAWLGLDWDEGPDKGGPCGPYAQNERRGLYDEALRGLEARGLLYPCYCTRAELRGVRGDQLADPASAPHVGELEPVYAGTCLGLTGTMRAAKEALGRRPSTRMRVEQGAVTFTDGVLGPQTQELSRQCGDFLLRRSDGVHAYQLAVSVDDAAQGVTEVVRGADLLDSTARQIHLIRLFGRVEPSYAHVPLLVDPDGRRLSKRRQDVDLGALRNAGVTPGRIVGYLAWKAGLLPEPRPVEALELADGFSFAPMPAGPVVVRENWMEEGA
- a CDS encoding antitoxin MazE-like protein; the protein is MRLVEIWVPDTSDPTIAEEFRRQLALAREGDGEGGCD
- a CDS encoding class I SAM-dependent methyltransferase, whose translation is MDHSREAQRAAFAVRMAEILDASALNAALCLGYRAGLFEAMDRLGFPASCAAIAREAGLSERYVREWLGAVACGGVVEHSVSESGEELFLLPPAHADLLTRRAGQDNLGVYTQEIPLLTQCALEDVLAGFGTGRGVPYERYPRFHEWMGQVAEAKHREVLVDAFLPSVAGGEVLRRLREGVDVLDVGCSEGLVALLMARAFPGSRFLGVDISEDALAKARGEAARLGLENVRFELRDAAALGEDAALAGRFGYVTAFDAIHDQTRPLEALKGVRAVLAEGGYFSMVDIKAETDIAGNLDRPMGAFLYTVSLLHCMPVGLVDGGPGLGMMWGRGKALELLREAGFGRVEVCDIPGDGFNAHYLCG